One window from the genome of Cryptomeria japonica chromosome 6, Sugi_1.0, whole genome shotgun sequence encodes:
- the LOC131079851 gene encoding carotenoid cleavage dioxygenase 8 homolog B, chloroplastic-like has product MPSLYNGLRTKCKVQASVVTSTESIRDEKDIVKGGSTQKSKHVAWQSVARESWEGELAVDGYIPKWLNGTYLRNGPGKFHVGDYNFRHLFDGYSTLVRLHFENGRLIAGHAQLESEAYKAAKNNNKICYREFSEVPKAENFFEYVGDLAGLFSGASLTDNANTGVIRLGDGRVVCLTETMKGSIQINPTTLETMGKFEYTDKLGGLIRSAHPMVFDTEFITLLPDLIKPGYDVVRMLPGTKERTLIGRAALPAEEHGKGMDMCSVNPKYIGKPYRYAYACGAERPFNFPNTLTKIDLKEKIAKNWYDEGGVPSEPFFVGQPGAEKEDDGVVISLISDGNGDGYALVLDGSTFTEIGRAKVPYGLPYGLHGCWVPTP; this is encoded by the exons ATGCCATCTTTGTATAATGGATTGAGAACTAAATGTAAAGTCCAAGCATCTGTGGTAACCAGTACTGAGAGCATAAGAGATGAAAAAGATATAGTTAAGGGAGGCTCCACCCAAAAGTCTAAACATGTCGCATGGCAAAGTGTGGCAAGAGAGAGCTGGGAGGGTGAACTTGCAGTGgatggatacattccaaaatggcTG AATGGTACCTACCTGAGAAATGGACCAGGAAAGTTTCACGTAGGTGACTACAATTTCAGGCACCTTTTCGACGG ATATTCTACTCTGGTTCGTCTTCACTTTGAGAATGGGAGATTAATTGCAGGACATGCACAGTTAGAATCTGAGGCTTACAAGGCTGctaaaaataacaacaaaatcTGTTATCGTGAATTCTCTGAAGTTCCAAAGGCAGAAAACTTCTTTGAATATGTTGGGGACCTTGCAGGACTCTTCTCTGGTGCTTCATTAACAGACAATGCCAACACAGGAGTCATAAg ATTAGGTGATGGGAGAGTTGTTTGCTTGACTGAAACAATGAAAGGATCTATTCAAATCAATCCTACAACTTTGGAAACCATGGGCAAGTTTGAATACACAGACAAACTGGGA GGGTTGATCCGTTCAGCACATCCTATGGTGTTCGATACAGAATTCATTACATTACTCCCAGATCTCATCAAGCCTGGTTATGATGTGGTCCGGATGCTACCTGGAACGAAGGAGAGAACTTTGATTGGAAGA GCTGCATTGCCAGCGGAGGAGCACGGCAAAGGGATGGATATGTGCAGTGTAAATCCAAAATACATAGGGAAGCCATATCGCTATGCATATGCCTGTGGAGCAGAACGCCCTTTCAATTTTCCCAATACCCTTACCAAG ATTGATTTGAAGGAGAAAATAGCCAAGAATTGGTATGATGAAGGGGGAGTTCCATCTGAACCCTTCTTTGTAGGTCAACCAGGAGCTGAAAAAGAAGATGATG GAGTGGTGATATCATTAATAAGTGATGGAAATGGTGATGGATATGCCCTAGTTTTGGATGGATCAACATTTACTGAAATTGGTCGAGCTAAGGTACCGTATGGATTACCCTATGGATTACATGGTTGTTGGGTCCCTACTCCTTAG